In Stieleria varia, one genomic interval encodes:
- a CDS encoding putative bifunctional diguanylate cyclase/phosphodiesterase, whose product MIDWGKPSECNAVFVESTNADELRAQRVWRFVIVLWFTWIFFAVFLTFRGYTDAARVCLVNSVLLFVINWTYRKDKDFRTVMNLNLAVSGFGLLGVSVSNPAMYGTMLFYPISILVASQLLGVRAAMSWFIVNVLGITAFFMFVYGVNQSIYTSKLDEFVLFIGVAACVYFCCQQGEEYYRKRTMSLIQLSEDLKAKSDTLQVLATTDALTGLTNRFQFQELLQNAVDDAMATSSQMALYLIDMDGFKEINDTMGHPVGDDALVEIAKRLTLEFGDRYGVARLGGDEFCIITPCIEGPKEADAIARHLCAVLTDRYVLGDVEFPLGASVGYALCPSDATNTKDLLAFADTAMFHAKENQMGFACYQREMTEKLIEYRAVQEKLSLALEHDEFFLVYQPQVNIQSGEVIGVEALLRWRSDGEIVPPTRFIHLLERSREILPVSNWIIRQSCRQLAEWNAQGYLVEVSVNVSVLQFNDPHFITCIKNSVNEFGIDPRQLDFEITEGLLIENVDEAVAKLHEIKALGSSISIDDFGTGYSSLSYLRLFPVDRLKIDRAFVKDIPTADDGVIASSIIVLAKSLGLKVLAEGAETQEQLDFLARHDCDEYQGYFFSRPIAPDEVSAFFTKASPQAVNHQRND is encoded by the coding sequence ATGATCGACTGGGGCAAACCATCGGAATGCAACGCGGTATTCGTTGAATCAACGAATGCAGATGAACTACGTGCGCAACGCGTATGGCGTTTCGTCATCGTGCTTTGGTTTACCTGGATCTTCTTTGCCGTGTTTCTCACCTTTCGTGGCTATACGGATGCCGCGCGAGTTTGTTTGGTCAACTCCGTCTTGCTCTTCGTGATCAATTGGACCTATCGCAAAGACAAAGACTTTCGAACCGTCATGAATCTCAACTTAGCGGTGAGTGGATTCGGATTGTTGGGAGTCTCAGTCAGCAACCCGGCGATGTACGGAACGATGCTGTTCTACCCGATCTCAATCCTTGTCGCGTCTCAACTGCTGGGTGTGCGTGCGGCGATGAGTTGGTTCATTGTCAACGTGCTCGGAATCACAGCGTTCTTTATGTTCGTCTATGGGGTCAATCAATCCATCTACACATCAAAGCTTGATGAGTTCGTGCTGTTCATTGGCGTCGCGGCTTGTGTCTATTTTTGCTGCCAGCAAGGCGAAGAGTATTACCGCAAACGAACCATGAGCTTGATCCAACTGAGTGAGGATCTCAAAGCAAAGAGCGACACGCTGCAAGTGCTAGCGACCACCGATGCACTCACTGGACTGACAAATCGTTTTCAGTTTCAGGAGTTGCTGCAAAATGCAGTGGACGATGCGATGGCGACGTCCAGTCAGATGGCGTTGTATTTGATTGACATGGATGGGTTCAAGGAGATCAACGACACAATGGGGCACCCCGTCGGAGACGACGCGTTGGTCGAGATTGCAAAGCGACTGACCCTAGAATTCGGCGACAGATACGGGGTTGCCCGATTGGGCGGAGACGAGTTTTGCATCATCACGCCTTGCATCGAAGGACCGAAAGAGGCGGATGCGATTGCGAGACATCTTTGCGCGGTGCTAACCGATCGCTATGTGTTGGGCGATGTCGAGTTTCCTCTCGGCGCGAGCGTAGGTTACGCGCTATGCCCGAGCGATGCGACAAACACCAAAGACCTGCTGGCGTTTGCGGATACCGCAATGTTTCACGCCAAAGAAAACCAAATGGGCTTTGCGTGCTATCAACGAGAAATGACTGAAAAGTTGATCGAGTACCGAGCGGTGCAAGAGAAGCTATCGCTGGCGTTGGAGCACGACGAGTTCTTTTTGGTCTACCAACCACAAGTCAACATTCAGTCCGGCGAAGTGATTGGCGTCGAAGCTCTTTTGCGTTGGCGAAGTGACGGCGAAATTGTTCCCCCCACTCGATTCATACATTTGTTGGAGAGAAGTCGAGAAATTCTACCTGTAAGCAACTGGATCATTCGTCAGTCGTGCCGTCAATTGGCAGAGTGGAACGCTCAGGGCTACCTGGTCGAAGTCTCTGTGAACGTCAGCGTCTTGCAGTTCAATGATCCCCATTTCATCACGTGCATCAAGAATTCAGTCAATGAGTTCGGCATCGATCCGAGGCAACTCGATTTCGAAATCACCGAGGGCTTACTCATTGAGAACGTGGACGAAGCCGTTGCGAAATTGCATGAGATCAAGGCCCTTGGATCAAGCATCAGCATTGATGACTTTGGAACGGGCTACTCCTCCCTGTCCTATTTGAGATTATTCCCAGTCGATCGTTTGAAGATCGATCGTGCGTTCGTCAAAGACATCCCAACGGCAGATGATGGCGTGATTGCGTCAAGCATCATCGTGCTAGCCAAATCCCTAGGGTTGAAGGTGCTTGCGGAAGGCGCTGAGACCCAAGAGCAGCTGGACTTTCTCGCAAGGCACGACTGCGATGAGTATCAGGGCTATTTCTTTAGCCGTCCCATCGCACCGGACGAAGTGTCCGCATTTTTCACCAAGGCATCGCCACAAGCGGTCAACCACCAGCGGAATGATTGA
- a CDS encoding helix-turn-helix domain-containing protein has protein sequence MTTRDAGKSITVTYVEAAAIIGVSRPTVSKLVRDGFLKRRFVGNSTRPRLLRSEVKEYANNLPTKPFLG, from the coding sequence ATGACGACAAGAGACGCAGGAAAGTCGATCACCGTGACCTATGTGGAGGCAGCGGCCATCATTGGAGTGAGCCGGCCGACCGTGTCGAAACTCGTTCGCGACGGCTTTTTAAAGCGTCGCTTCGTGGGCAATTCGACGCGTCCCCGATTGCTGAGATCAGAGGTTAAGGAATACGCGAACAACTTGCCGACGAAGCCGTTCTTAGGTTGA
- a CDS encoding YceK/YidQ family lipoprotein, with translation MRSIVPIAIAIAILLPGCGTLRNVSSIPESANHQYTPAPKLVYGGVKDDLILASESAVAVMEFPMAKLLNLVCATGFAIDVPFSLVGDTLTLPSTIPAAIDRATVGYYLPDENNDTDEPERTDSGN, from the coding sequence ATGAGATCAATCGTTCCTATTGCCATTGCCATTGCCATTCTCTTGCCGGGGTGCGGCACACTGCGCAATGTTTCGTCAATCCCTGAATCTGCGAATCATCAGTACACGCCTGCGCCCAAATTGGTGTACGGTGGTGTCAAAGATGATCTCATCCTAGCAAGCGAATCTGCGGTAGCCGTTATGGAATTCCCGATGGCAAAGCTTCTCAACTTAGTTTGTGCAACAGGGTTCGCCATTGATGTCCCGTTCTCGCTGGTCGGTGACACGTTGACGCTACCATCAACGATCCCAGCCGCAATTGATCGCGCAACTGTAGGCTATTACCTCCCCGACGAGAACAACGACACAGACGAACCTGAAAGAACTGATTCCGGAAACTGA
- a CDS encoding SDR family oxidoreductase — MLKNEDIFSRVVNCISATTRYPIVLLTEQADLENDLGIDSVKRLEIVVALEEAFGLRLSDRERDPSIRSIGDIARWIEEIVFSQGTENPVVADSVRQDRVPFPRGETATQPSRQLNDNTTRRESDFHRDPPQSISPPHFTPGTPPLENASVGKTLAGRVALVTGSGRGIGRVIARVLASKGATVIVNSFHSREAGEQTAAEINAQGGSAIHLWGSVANVGHLDQIFSQIKSRFGRLDILVCNASDGRIGAFMELTPDDWDRAFRTNVIGHHQCAVMASELMRGSGGGSIITMSAVGAKGWVDGLGSQGVVKAAVETMTRYLACELAPFGIRSNCVVGGPVYGDLLDKFPNARNAQDHWETHAPDGNLCSPLELANAIAFLVSDDASGINGSVWVVDHGFSAVANGQPKRVGEAKRVMSSR; from the coding sequence TTGCTTAAGAACGAAGATATCTTTTCACGCGTGGTCAATTGCATTTCAGCGACCACACGCTATCCGATCGTGTTGTTGACGGAGCAAGCGGACTTAGAAAATGACTTGGGAATTGATTCGGTAAAGCGACTAGAGATCGTCGTCGCGTTGGAAGAAGCGTTTGGGCTTCGATTGAGCGATCGAGAGCGAGATCCGTCCATTCGAAGTATCGGAGACATCGCTCGTTGGATCGAGGAAATTGTCTTTTCACAGGGCACGGAGAATCCTGTCGTGGCCGACTCTGTTCGGCAGGACAGAGTTCCATTTCCACGGGGAGAAACGGCGACGCAACCATCGCGTCAATTGAACGACAACACGACGAGACGCGAATCGGATTTTCATCGAGATCCTCCTCAATCCATTTCGCCCCCACATTTCACTCCCGGTACTCCGCCGTTGGAGAACGCAAGCGTAGGAAAAACACTTGCAGGGCGTGTTGCGTTGGTCACTGGTTCTGGACGAGGCATTGGCAGAGTCATTGCGCGTGTTCTGGCATCCAAAGGTGCAACGGTGATTGTCAATTCGTTCCACTCGCGTGAAGCCGGGGAACAGACCGCCGCAGAGATCAATGCACAAGGAGGCTCGGCAATTCATCTTTGGGGTTCGGTAGCCAATGTTGGTCATTTGGATCAAATTTTTTCGCAAATCAAATCACGATTTGGTCGACTGGACATATTGGTTTGCAATGCGTCCGATGGGCGCATCGGGGCTTTCATGGAGTTGACACCCGATGATTGGGATCGCGCTTTTCGCACCAACGTCATCGGTCACCATCAGTGCGCCGTGATGGCATCTGAACTGATGCGGGGTTCAGGCGGCGGTTCAATCATCACAATGTCAGCTGTCGGCGCGAAAGGATGGGTCGACGGACTGGGCAGCCAAGGCGTGGTGAAAGCCGCAGTAGAGACCATGACACGCTATTTAGCATGTGAGCTGGCACCGTTTGGAATTCGTTCGAATTGCGTCGTAGGCGGTCCCGTGTATGGAGACTTACTGGACAAGTTCCCCAACGCGCGAAACGCCCAGGATCATTGGGAGACGCACGCGCCGGACGGGAACCTATGCAGCCCTTTGGAATTGGCCAACGCAATCGCATTTCTGGTAAGCGACGACGCCAGCGGAATCAACGGATCCGTGTGGGTGGTTGATCACGGTTTCTCAGCCGTGGCCAATGGACAACCGAAACGTGTAGGTGAAGCCAAACGCGTGATGTCGTCACGTTGA